One window from the genome of Rhodococcus sp. ABRD24 encodes:
- the rraA gene encoding ribonuclease E activity regulator RraA, whose translation MSEQVATADLADEIGPDIRSCDTQLIQFGAQAVFSGPITTIKCFQDNLLVKQTLSEPGNGGVLVVDGDASVHTALVGDIIAGRGVSNGWAGVIVNGAVRDSAILRTLEIGIKALGTNPRKSTQTGSGEKNVPVSFGGVTFNPGETVYSDDDGVVVR comes from the coding sequence ATGAGTGAGCAGGTAGCGACCGCCGATCTGGCCGACGAGATCGGCCCCGACATTCGCAGCTGCGACACCCAGTTGATCCAGTTCGGTGCCCAGGCCGTCTTCTCGGGCCCGATCACCACCATCAAGTGCTTCCAGGACAACCTGCTGGTGAAGCAGACCCTGAGCGAGCCCGGAAACGGCGGCGTCCTGGTGGTCGATGGCGACGCCAGCGTCCACACCGCCCTCGTCGGCGACATCATCGCCGGTCGCGGTGTGTCCAACGGATGGGCCGGTGTCATCGTCAACGGCGCTGTGCGTGACTCGGCGATCCTGCGCACCCTCGAAATCGGGATCAAGGCGCTCGGTACCAACCCGCGCAAGAGCACCCAGACCGGATCGGGCGAAAAGAACGTGCCCGTCTCCTTCGGCGGTGTCACCTTCAACCCGGGCGAGACGGTCTACAGCGACGACGACGGCGTCGTCGTCCGCTGA
- a CDS encoding DUF5313 family protein → MSAPQRPAFGQYIGYLFGRTLPDSLQDWVRNDLVGPGASLRYLIRFTLPVLPILALFLLIPGPIWVPLAMMALLFVPLVYFAIALMQVYRRHRLQSHGLDPELVAEKAQRRADRVRDDYERRHGRG, encoded by the coding sequence ATGTCGGCACCACAGCGCCCCGCGTTCGGGCAGTACATCGGGTACCTCTTCGGGCGGACGCTGCCGGATTCACTGCAGGACTGGGTCCGCAACGATCTGGTCGGTCCGGGCGCGTCGCTGCGCTACCTGATCCGCTTCACGCTCCCGGTCCTGCCGATCCTCGCGCTCTTCCTGCTGATCCCCGGCCCGATCTGGGTGCCGCTGGCGATGATGGCGCTGCTGTTCGTCCCTCTCGTGTACTTCGCGATCGCGCTGATGCAGGTGTACCGGCGCCACCGGTTGCAGAGCCACGGCCTGGATCCCGAGCTGGTCGCCGAGAAGGCGCAACGCCGCGCCGACCGTGTGCGCGACGACTACGAACGACGCCACGGGCGCGGGTAG
- a CDS encoding LysR family transcriptional regulator codes for MRLRQVEYFLAVAEAGSITQAAANLYLAQPSLSYQITTLEKELGGQLFERLPRGLRLTPAGRVFLVEAKRVIADVGRAKRSVQAVTDGALGELEIATVTSLAVGVIPSVARAWRRSHANVALRLHEHSHSDRLEEGVQGGIGDFGFGPVPRRPMGEVVEVGTEEFVFVLPHDDPHATDRVINPADLQDRDWVLYDPAHGLSIVVNTVCSAFGFSPQVGVRTSQVETAARLAAAGLGPALLPANVIPANIDAAVRPATRPLIRRLAAYSRSSMPAIVRSFVDELRSAEHGLKEYPTGRGEVLDL; via the coding sequence ATGAGATTGCGTCAGGTGGAGTACTTTCTTGCAGTTGCCGAGGCTGGATCGATCACTCAGGCTGCAGCGAACTTGTATCTCGCTCAACCGTCGCTCTCCTACCAGATCACCACTCTGGAAAAGGAACTAGGCGGTCAGCTGTTCGAGCGGCTTCCGCGTGGATTGCGGTTGACTCCGGCCGGTCGGGTGTTTCTCGTCGAGGCCAAACGGGTCATTGCGGACGTCGGCCGGGCGAAGCGCTCGGTGCAGGCCGTCACCGACGGCGCTCTCGGAGAACTCGAGATCGCGACTGTGACGTCGCTCGCCGTGGGCGTCATCCCGTCCGTCGCGAGGGCGTGGCGCAGATCCCACGCCAACGTGGCATTGAGGCTGCACGAGCACAGCCACAGCGATCGACTGGAAGAGGGTGTGCAGGGTGGGATCGGTGACTTCGGGTTCGGTCCGGTCCCCCGTCGGCCGATGGGTGAGGTTGTGGAGGTCGGCACTGAGGAGTTCGTGTTTGTGCTGCCGCACGACGACCCGCATGCCACTGACCGCGTGATCAACCCTGCGGACCTCCAAGACCGTGACTGGGTGCTCTACGACCCGGCGCACGGCCTGTCGATCGTGGTGAACACGGTGTGCTCCGCATTCGGATTTTCCCCCCAAGTCGGCGTGCGCACGTCCCAGGTGGAGACGGCTGCGCGGCTGGCCGCGGCGGGCCTCGGGCCCGCTCTACTGCCCGCCAACGTCATCCCGGCCAACATCGACGCCGCAGTACGGCCCGCAACCCGGCCGCTGATCCGACGGCTTGCCGCGTACTCACGATCCTCGATGCCGGCAATCGTCCGGAGCTTCGTCGACGAACTCCGTTCCGCCGAGCACGGATTGAAGGAGTACCCGACGGGTCGCGGAGAAGTTCTCGATCTGTAG
- a CDS encoding SDR family oxidoreductase: MDTKLKGKTAIVTGAAAGIGFATVELLLAEGANVIGGDLRPDALTALGEAVVPVVADLATEEGSKALVDVAVEKFGGVDIVVNNVGTFPYREGFLTTTIDQWRQSFEINFLSAVRLTRLALPHMIERGSGSIVTVASECGRQPDVFFVDYSVTKAALINLSKSWANEFGRKGIRSNIVSPGPTRSAQWDAPGGFGESLAAEYNMSKEEAIVHFAQEVRKLPVGHIGAPEDVAAAIVFLSSDLAKQVTGAEYTVNGGSYIAA, translated from the coding sequence GTGGATACCAAACTCAAAGGCAAGACCGCGATCGTCACCGGCGCGGCGGCTGGCATCGGCTTCGCCACCGTGGAGCTACTTCTCGCTGAGGGCGCGAACGTGATCGGCGGTGACCTGCGCCCCGATGCGCTCACCGCGCTCGGCGAGGCCGTCGTCCCCGTCGTGGCCGACCTCGCCACGGAGGAGGGCAGCAAGGCCCTCGTCGACGTCGCAGTCGAAAAATTCGGCGGGGTGGACATCGTGGTCAACAACGTCGGCACCTTCCCGTACCGAGAGGGTTTCCTGACCACCACGATCGACCAGTGGCGGCAGTCGTTCGAGATCAACTTCCTCTCCGCGGTGCGCCTGACCCGTCTGGCCCTGCCGCACATGATTGAGCGTGGTAGCGGGTCGATCGTCACCGTCGCCAGCGAGTGCGGCCGTCAGCCCGATGTGTTCTTCGTGGACTATTCGGTGACCAAGGCCGCGTTGATCAACCTCTCGAAGTCATGGGCGAACGAATTCGGCCGCAAGGGGATTCGCAGCAACATCGTCTCGCCAGGACCTACGCGCAGCGCCCAGTGGGACGCACCCGGCGGCTTCGGTGAGAGCCTCGCCGCCGAGTACAACATGAGCAAGGAGGAGGCAATCGTGCATTTCGCGCAGGAGGTCCGCAAGCTTCCGGTCGGTCACATCGGCGCGCCGGAGGATGTGGCGGCCGCCATCGTGTTCCTGTCCTCGGATCTGGCTAAGCAGGTCACCGGCGCGGAGTACACCGTCAACGGCGGTAGCTACATCGCGGCATGA
- a CDS encoding SDR family oxidoreductase: MTVPSFPTESLTGRVIVVTGAASGIGEATARLAVARGAAVAVADLDGAAAKAVAANISESPGSRVAGYRADVSSEADMASLFTQATKDLGDITGVVNNAGMIITKSLTDTSVDEWDRSMAVNARGTFLGSKLAVERFLEHGRGGSIVNIASISALVGLPEQAAYCASKGAILQLTKQIAIDYSARGVRCNSVGPGSVQTPVLDAYLSGQADFEAAHAALLGAHPIGRLARPMELAAAICFLLSDAASFITGANLQVDGGYTAA; the protein is encoded by the coding sequence ATGACCGTTCCCTCATTCCCCACCGAGTCGCTGACCGGCAGAGTGATCGTGGTGACCGGCGCGGCATCCGGTATCGGCGAAGCGACCGCACGCCTGGCGGTGGCCCGTGGCGCCGCCGTCGCCGTCGCGGACCTGGATGGGGCCGCCGCCAAGGCGGTTGCCGCGAACATCTCCGAAAGTCCCGGGAGCCGGGTCGCCGGGTACCGGGCTGACGTCTCCTCCGAGGCAGACATGGCGAGCCTGTTCACACAGGCCACGAAGGACCTCGGTGACATCACCGGGGTGGTAAACAATGCCGGCATGATTATCACCAAGTCCCTCACCGACACGTCCGTGGACGAGTGGGACCGATCCATGGCAGTCAATGCGCGTGGAACATTCCTGGGCAGCAAGCTCGCCGTGGAACGATTCCTCGAACACGGCCGGGGAGGCTCGATCGTCAACATCGCGTCCATCTCCGCCCTTGTGGGCCTGCCCGAACAGGCAGCCTACTGTGCGTCCAAAGGTGCGATCCTGCAGTTGACAAAGCAGATCGCGATCGATTACTCCGCACGAGGCGTCCGCTGCAACTCCGTCGGTCCGGGTTCGGTCCAGACTCCTGTCCTGGACGCGTACCTGTCCGGTCAAGCCGACTTCGAGGCCGCGCACGCAGCGTTGCTCGGAGCGCACCCGATCGGCCGCCTGGCCCGTCCGATGGAACTCGCGGCTGCCATCTGCTTCCTGCTCTCGGATGCAGCATCCTTCATCACCGGCGCGAACCTGCAAGTGGACGGCGGCTACACCGCGGCCTGA
- a CDS encoding ABC transporter permease, translating to MTSPSTARRHQSIPEWAASNALILGPVFALVLLIVVFSALAPGTFLSGGNLTNIASQVSVLAVMAVGLTLVLLLGQIDLSVANISSFAGVACATFFSGQAFGLFLFGKGSFPAGINWLAVAVPIVLAGLLGWVASILINRASIPSFVATLAIYEVASGWSLYWSQGNTLYSIPPVIKTLGAGMIGPVPTIAVVAVVTLIAGHLVLQRTRFGRHVYMTGASKSAAELSGVPVRAVTRNVFIISASLSAFAGILNIGRLGSAQAELGNDLLLPAIAAVVLGGTSLFGGVGGMGHTVLGLLIYGVLDNGLDQLDVDIFLKPYIRGLFLILALVLNMFAMRLAAKASSRSVERDITHADDKNEPPVPATTAPG from the coding sequence ATGACCTCTCCATCCACCGCTCGGCGGCACCAATCGATACCTGAGTGGGCCGCGTCCAATGCACTGATCCTGGGCCCGGTGTTCGCGCTGGTGCTGCTGATCGTCGTGTTCTCGGCACTCGCGCCGGGAACGTTCCTGTCCGGCGGGAACCTGACAAACATCGCGTCCCAGGTGTCGGTCCTCGCCGTCATGGCAGTGGGGCTGACGCTGGTTCTGCTGCTCGGCCAGATCGACCTGTCCGTCGCGAACATCTCGTCCTTCGCCGGTGTCGCCTGCGCGACCTTCTTCTCCGGTCAGGCGTTCGGGTTGTTCCTGTTCGGGAAGGGCAGCTTCCCCGCCGGAATCAACTGGCTGGCGGTGGCCGTGCCCATCGTCCTCGCCGGGCTCCTGGGCTGGGTGGCCAGCATCCTGATCAACCGGGCTTCGATCCCCAGTTTCGTTGCCACACTGGCAATCTACGAGGTCGCGAGCGGATGGTCGCTGTACTGGAGTCAGGGCAACACGCTCTACTCGATTCCTCCAGTGATCAAGACACTCGGTGCGGGCATGATCGGACCCGTCCCCACCATCGCCGTCGTCGCCGTGGTCACGCTGATCGCCGGCCATCTGGTGCTGCAGCGCACTCGCTTCGGCCGACATGTCTACATGACCGGCGCAAGCAAGAGCGCGGCCGAATTGTCCGGCGTCCCGGTGCGAGCCGTGACCCGCAACGTGTTCATCATCTCGGCGTCACTGTCCGCGTTCGCAGGCATCCTGAACATCGGCCGGCTGGGGTCGGCACAGGCCGAACTCGGTAACGACCTCCTGCTGCCTGCGATCGCTGCCGTCGTGCTTGGCGGCACCTCCCTGTTCGGCGGGGTCGGCGGAATGGGCCACACCGTGCTGGGCCTGCTGATCTACGGAGTACTCGACAACGGTCTCGACCAGCTCGACGTCGATATTTTCCTCAAGCCCTACATTCGAGGACTGTTCCTCATCCTCGCTCTGGTACTCAACATGTTCGCGATGCGACTAGCCGCGAAGGCAAGCAGTCGATCGGTCGAACGGGACATCACACACGCGGACGACAAGAACGAGCCGCCCGTCCCCGCGACCACCGCACCCGGCTAG
- a CDS encoding sugar ABC transporter ATP-binding protein, whose product MPSVTGQEQDAPGTSVTDREVILELNGISKRFGPTQALSDVHLDVRRGEIHALLGHNGAGKSTLIKTLAGVNIPDQGSISINGVPASITGPKDALAAGISVVYQELSLFGSLTVAENLVGSTGGGLDLGGGLVRRGAINKRAAQELQQMGLDIDPDRKVDSLPIGEQQMVEIGRALFSGAQIVVLDEPTSALSPAETEVLFDLVQSMARKGVSFILISHFLDEIMDNADRVTVMRAGRAVDTVEVSRTSKRDLLALSLGDPDNVMTSTYGDSTTTLPPRMEGPLVLRATGVHVAPRVRSFDLHVHRGEIVSVYGEIGSGHEDFADTVFGMQSLSGGELVVLGHLVYRADSELMREYGVGYIPSDRRRALALEKSVSDNISIAALRHVSSGPLRPLRERKLAQRLIDRLGIRGARPTLPINGLSGGNQQKALIARWLVHPPRLLVLCEPTRGMDLRAKSDVLRTVADLRDRGTSVLLITSEPETALAIADRVLVARRGEIVTDFSDCTLTNRDLIEATL is encoded by the coding sequence ATGCCTAGCGTCACCGGGCAGGAACAGGATGCGCCAGGGACGTCGGTCACCGATCGCGAAGTGATTCTCGAGTTGAACGGGATCAGCAAGCGGTTCGGACCGACGCAGGCACTCTCCGATGTGCACCTGGATGTACGGCGTGGCGAGATCCACGCGTTACTCGGTCACAACGGCGCCGGCAAAAGCACCCTCATCAAGACGCTCGCCGGGGTCAACATCCCCGATCAGGGCTCGATTTCTATCAACGGTGTGCCCGCGTCGATCACCGGCCCCAAGGACGCCCTTGCCGCAGGCATCAGCGTGGTGTATCAGGAGTTGTCCCTGTTCGGGTCGTTGACGGTGGCGGAAAACCTGGTCGGCAGCACGGGTGGCGGTCTGGACCTCGGCGGCGGTCTCGTCCGCCGCGGTGCGATCAACAAACGTGCCGCCCAGGAACTGCAGCAGATGGGGCTGGACATCGACCCGGACCGCAAGGTCGACTCGCTGCCCATCGGCGAACAGCAGATGGTGGAGATCGGTCGAGCCTTGTTCTCCGGCGCTCAGATCGTGGTCCTGGACGAGCCAACCAGCGCGCTGAGCCCGGCGGAGACCGAAGTGCTGTTCGACCTGGTGCAGAGCATGGCACGCAAGGGTGTGTCGTTCATTCTCATCAGCCATTTCCTCGACGAGATCATGGACAACGCCGACCGGGTCACCGTCATGCGCGCGGGGCGTGCCGTCGACACCGTCGAGGTATCGCGGACCTCGAAGCGCGACCTGCTCGCGTTGTCCCTGGGCGATCCGGACAACGTGATGACATCGACGTACGGGGACAGCACCACCACCCTGCCGCCCCGGATGGAAGGCCCACTGGTGCTACGGGCGACCGGCGTTCACGTGGCACCCCGCGTCCGCTCGTTCGACCTGCATGTTCACCGCGGAGAGATCGTGTCCGTCTACGGCGAAATCGGTTCCGGGCACGAGGATTTCGCCGATACCGTGTTCGGCATGCAATCGCTGTCCGGAGGCGAGCTCGTCGTCCTCGGCCACCTCGTGTACCGCGCCGACAGCGAACTGATGCGGGAGTATGGCGTCGGCTACATTCCCAGCGACCGGCGCCGCGCGCTGGCGCTCGAGAAGTCGGTGTCGGACAACATCAGCATCGCCGCACTTCGCCACGTCAGCAGTGGACCGCTGCGCCCGCTGCGCGAGCGGAAGCTTGCGCAGCGGCTGATCGACCGCCTCGGCATTCGTGGCGCCCGCCCTACGCTGCCGATCAACGGTCTGTCCGGAGGCAACCAGCAGAAGGCGCTGATCGCTCGGTGGCTGGTGCACCCTCCCCGACTCCTCGTGCTGTGCGAACCGACTCGCGGGATGGACCTGCGGGCCAAGAGTGACGTGCTGCGCACCGTCGCCGATCTGCGAGACCGGGGTACCTCGGTCCTGCTGATCACCAGTGAACCCGAAACCGCGCTCGCGATCGCCGACCGGGTCCTAGTGGCCCGACGCGGGGAGATCGTGACTGACTTCTCCGACTGCACCCTGACCAACCGAGACCTGATCGAGGCCACGCTATGA
- a CDS encoding sugar ABC transporter substrate-binding protein encodes MATNRPPGDGSSSDNDSFGRQVPESVIEAQQLVRTHSKMERRKLLRYLGVGTVALAAGGAVLSQISREDPSAVAAAMNDLGDGLKMLGTNGALTVSWYAQGKDTMQHWCDIFGIELTWIDGQGDGNKQRASLDSAANRNWDLAGVTPATAGTIVDPVNTMAANGTGVFEMTSNIGGPDDRVNTLSSITQSSYLMGYQVGKLLFDSVGGRGTVINTRGVPGGSDEAGRYEGFHAALKEYPGMQLLTEDFARWDRSRAQDLWQSYLTRFPDISVAYCQNDDMAFGAMNAIDAAGRTGIKIGGADGMPDAIKAVQDGRMLATVRHSSCQIHSLPVILGVAWKLGALDGDIPPKIDVLGPVVQKDNAASVAFMQGPGVLYA; translated from the coding sequence ATGGCAACCAATAGACCACCTGGGGACGGATCCTCGTCCGACAACGACTCGTTCGGCCGACAGGTGCCCGAATCGGTGATCGAGGCTCAGCAACTGGTGAGGACGCACTCGAAGATGGAACGTCGAAAGCTCTTGCGTTATCTCGGGGTCGGAACCGTCGCGCTGGCGGCGGGTGGCGCCGTTCTCTCACAGATCAGCAGGGAGGATCCCAGCGCCGTCGCCGCGGCAATGAACGACCTCGGGGATGGGCTCAAGATGCTCGGCACCAACGGTGCCCTGACGGTATCCTGGTATGCCCAGGGCAAGGACACCATGCAGCACTGGTGTGACATCTTCGGCATCGAGTTGACCTGGATCGACGGGCAGGGCGACGGCAACAAACAACGCGCGTCGCTCGACTCAGCAGCAAACCGCAACTGGGATCTCGCGGGAGTTACGCCGGCCACCGCCGGAACCATCGTCGACCCGGTGAACACGATGGCTGCCAACGGAACCGGCGTCTTCGAGATGACCTCCAACATCGGCGGTCCCGACGATCGGGTGAACACGCTGAGCTCGATCACGCAGAGCTCGTACCTGATGGGCTATCAGGTAGGGAAGTTGCTGTTCGACTCGGTGGGTGGACGCGGGACGGTGATCAACACCCGCGGTGTGCCCGGTGGATCCGACGAAGCGGGCCGCTACGAAGGCTTCCACGCCGCACTGAAGGAGTACCCGGGGATGCAGTTGCTGACCGAGGATTTCGCCCGGTGGGATCGGTCGCGCGCTCAGGACCTCTGGCAGAGCTACCTGACCCGGTTCCCTGACATCTCGGTGGCGTACTGCCAGAACGACGACATGGCGTTCGGTGCGATGAACGCGATCGACGCTGCGGGCCGCACCGGCATCAAGATCGGCGGTGCCGACGGGATGCCGGACGCGATCAAAGCGGTCCAGGACGGTCGCATGCTGGCGACGGTGCGTCACTCCTCCTGCCAAATCCATTCACTTCCAGTCATTCTCGGCGTGGCGTGGAAGCTAGGTGCCCTGGACGGGGATATTCCGCCCAAGATCGACGTTCTCGGGCCGGTAGTACAGAAGGACAACGCGGCCTCCGTCGCATTCATGCAGGGCCCGGGTGTTCTCTATGCCTAG
- a CDS encoding alcohol dehydrogenase catalytic domain-containing protein — translation MHAFVMRDIGVGGRERVADPTPSRGDVIIAPAYSGLCGTDVHMFHEGTLTRKSSLPVVMGHEFVGTVVEIGSGDQVRPYGETDQLRVGDHVSVEPLLPCNSCSQCLRGRSNLCSDWSHLGILDDGCWADLVRVPAVRATKLPDGVSLYDAALAEPLACAVNFVVQRGRVRTGETVLIVGAGPIGLLSVAMAKAAGAERILVSEPQANRRASAERVGATLTIDPLAHDIVDATRAATNGAGPDVVVEASGSSTAVAQAIAAAAPGSRVVLSGLGSGGTTALDTNSIVTKELTVMGGFASRWAMSTGLAAIAAGHVRTDDLVTSVRPWSHAEQAMHDMVADPTTCKILFDHSL, via the coding sequence ATGCACGCCTTCGTCATGCGCGATATCGGGGTGGGCGGGCGCGAACGCGTCGCCGACCCCACCCCCAGTCGCGGCGACGTCATCATCGCGCCCGCCTACTCCGGACTCTGCGGCACCGATGTCCACATGTTCCACGAGGGCACGCTGACAAGGAAGTCGTCGCTGCCCGTCGTCATGGGGCACGAGTTCGTCGGCACCGTCGTGGAAATCGGCAGCGGCGACCAGGTGCGCCCGTACGGGGAAACCGATCAGCTGCGGGTCGGCGATCACGTGTCCGTCGAACCGCTATTGCCCTGTAACTCTTGCAGTCAGTGTCTGCGCGGGCGCTCCAACCTGTGCTCCGACTGGTCGCACCTCGGGATCCTCGACGACGGCTGCTGGGCCGACCTCGTTCGCGTCCCCGCCGTCCGTGCGACGAAGCTCCCCGACGGGGTGAGCCTCTACGACGCCGCGCTCGCCGAACCGCTCGCGTGTGCCGTGAACTTCGTCGTCCAGCGTGGCCGCGTCCGAACCGGGGAGACAGTCCTGATCGTCGGAGCAGGACCGATCGGCCTGCTATCCGTCGCGATGGCCAAAGCTGCTGGTGCCGAAAGGATTCTCGTCTCCGAGCCGCAGGCCAATCGTCGTGCGTCCGCCGAGCGGGTCGGTGCAACACTCACGATCGATCCGCTCGCGCACGACATCGTCGACGCCACCCGCGCGGCTACCAACGGCGCCGGGCCGGACGTCGTCGTCGAGGCGAGTGGATCGTCGACCGCCGTCGCCCAGGCGATCGCCGCGGCAGCGCCGGGGTCCCGGGTCGTCCTGTCCGGTCTCGGTAGCGGCGGGACCACAGCCCTGGACACCAACTCGATCGTCACGAAGGAGCTGACCGTCATGGGTGGATTCGCGTCCCGGTGGGCGATGAGTACCGGTCTCGCGGCCATCGCCGCGGGGCACGTCCGCACGGACGACCTGGTCACCTCTGTCCGCCCTTGGAGCCACGCCGAGCAGGCCATGCACGACATGGTCGCCGACCCCACCACCTGCAAGATCCTGTTCGACCACAGCCTCTGA
- a CDS encoding aldo/keto reductase, whose protein sequence is MSITGLLPSSLGFGTAPLGNMFRYIPDWEAAQTIQAAWDHGIRYFDTAPLYGAGLAEIRLGRVLSDHPREEFVISTKVGRMVSNELRGEHVPDRGAEHKDHLFADGLPYRVVDDYSASAAERSIEDSLERLGTDYLDIAWVHDVGQDYHGDTWLEKYEIARTGAFRTLTRLRDEGVIRAWGVAVNRVEPLEITLSLDEPQPDALLLAGRYTLLDHATALQRLLPQAQAQGVDIVVGGPYSSGALVGGATFEYQQTPPEIAFKVARIAAVAEHHSISVKSAALQFVLAHPAVAAVIPGASRPARIAEDVAAAVEVVPPAFWDELRDEGLISPHAPVPVWTA, encoded by the coding sequence ATGAGTATTACCGGTCTTCTCCCCTCATCGCTCGGATTCGGCACGGCGCCACTGGGAAACATGTTCCGATACATTCCGGACTGGGAGGCCGCACAGACAATCCAGGCGGCATGGGATCACGGCATTCGTTACTTCGACACCGCCCCGCTCTACGGGGCAGGGCTGGCGGAGATCCGACTCGGCCGGGTGCTTTCCGACCACCCACGTGAAGAGTTCGTGATCAGCACCAAGGTTGGTCGTATGGTTTCGAACGAGTTGCGTGGCGAGCACGTCCCCGATCGCGGGGCCGAGCACAAGGACCACCTGTTCGCCGATGGCCTGCCGTACAGGGTGGTCGATGACTATTCGGCAAGCGCGGCGGAGCGCTCGATCGAGGACAGCCTCGAGCGCCTGGGCACCGACTATCTCGACATCGCGTGGGTTCACGACGTGGGTCAGGATTATCACGGGGACACCTGGTTGGAAAAGTACGAGATCGCCAGAACGGGCGCGTTCCGGACCCTCACCCGTCTTCGTGACGAAGGCGTGATCAGGGCGTGGGGTGTGGCGGTCAATCGCGTGGAGCCGCTGGAGATAACTCTCAGCCTCGACGAGCCCCAACCGGACGCGCTCTTGTTGGCCGGTCGCTACACACTGCTGGATCACGCGACCGCTCTGCAGCGGTTGTTGCCACAGGCGCAGGCGCAGGGTGTCGACATCGTGGTCGGTGGCCCATACAGCTCAGGCGCCCTAGTGGGAGGAGCCACTTTCGAGTATCAGCAGACTCCACCCGAGATTGCATTCAAGGTTGCTCGAATTGCCGCTGTTGCAGAGCACCACAGCATTTCGGTGAAGTCAGCCGCGCTGCAGTTCGTCCTCGCGCATCCTGCTGTTGCGGCAGTGATCCCCGGCGCAAGTCGACCGGCCCGGATAGCAGAAGACGTGGCTGCCGCGGTCGAGGTTGTGCCACCGGCGTTCTGGGACGAACTTCGAGACGAGGGCCTGATCTCACCCCATGCACCCGTCCCGGTCTGGACGGCATAG